The following are encoded in a window of Candidatus Margulisiibacteriota bacterium genomic DNA:
- the purF gene encoding amidophosphoribosyltransferase yields MKEACGVFGIYSFNGDNLAKSVYYGLYALQHRGQEAAGIFASDGKTFNGRVGMGLVNMVFNEENIKDITGHIALGHVRYSTTGSSVVANAQPIVVESKFGPIALAHNGNLVNTDQLRSELPNYPFKSTTDSEVIAALIANSPEKEFEPALTAVLKKCRGAFSLVIMTRDKLIGVRDQHGIRPLSIGRMKNSYVIASETCALDVVGAEFVREVTNGEIVVIDGDGLQSMTWSLGEKESLCIFEFIYFARPDSLLAGRSFHDVRVHLGKYLAKEHPATAEMVIAVPDSGIPAAIGFASEAGTPFSEGLIKNRYIGRTFIQPTQSMREIGVKVKLNPIRDAIRGRKIVVMDDSIVRGTTSRQIVKLLKEQGAREVHFRVSSPPIISPCYYGIDTPNRTELIAANLSVEGIRKYLEADSLGYLSLKSLVKAVNIPKERLCLACLNGEYPIKQPERLESLDFFLK; encoded by the coding sequence ATGAAGGAAGCTTGCGGCGTTTTTGGGATCTACTCTTTTAACGGCGACAATTTGGCCAAGTCGGTTTATTACGGCCTCTACGCCTTGCAGCATCGCGGCCAGGAAGCAGCGGGCATTTTTGCTTCGGATGGTAAAACTTTTAACGGGCGGGTGGGGATGGGGTTGGTCAACATGGTTTTCAATGAAGAGAATATCAAGGATATCACCGGCCATATCGCCCTCGGTCATGTCCGTTATTCCACCACCGGTTCTTCCGTGGTGGCGAACGCCCAACCGATCGTGGTCGAATCAAAATTCGGGCCGATCGCCCTGGCCCATAACGGGAACCTGGTCAATACCGACCAGCTCCGGTCCGAACTGCCTAATTATCCCTTTAAGAGCACGACCGATTCGGAAGTGATCGCCGCCCTGATCGCCAACTCTCCGGAGAAAGAATTCGAACCGGCCCTGACCGCTGTCCTGAAAAAGTGCCGCGGCGCTTTTTCCTTGGTGATCATGACCCGGGACAAGTTGATCGGCGTGCGCGACCAGCACGGGATCAGGCCGCTGTCGATCGGCCGGATGAAGAACTCGTACGTTATCGCCTCGGAAACTTGCGCCCTGGACGTGGTCGGAGCGGAGTTTGTCCGCGAAGTGACCAATGGCGAAATAGTCGTGATCGACGGGGACGGCCTGCAGTCAATGACCTGGAGCCTGGGAGAAAAAGAATCGCTCTGTATCTTTGAGTTCATTTATTTCGCCCGCCCGGACAGTTTGCTGGCCGGGCGGAGCTTCCACGACGTCCGCGTCCATCTGGGAAAATATCTGGCGAAGGAACACCCGGCCACGGCGGAAATGGTCATTGCCGTCCCTGATTCCGGCATCCCGGCCGCGATCGGTTTTGCTTCGGAAGCCGGGACCCCATTTTCAGAGGGATTGATCAAGAACCGCTACATTGGCCGGACTTTTATCCAGCCGACGCAGAGCATGCGCGAGATCGGGGTCAAAGTTAAACTCAATCCGATCCGCGATGCTATCCGCGGCCGGAAGATCGTGGTGATGGATGATTCGATCGTCCGGGGAACGACTTCTCGCCAGATCGTTAAGTTGTTGAAAGAGCAAGGGGCGCGGGAGGTCCATTTCCGGGTCTCCTCGCCGCCGATCATTTCACCCTGTTATTATGGAATTGATACGCCGAACCGGACAGAATTGATCGCCGCCAACCTGTCGGTCGAAGGGATCAGGAAATATCTGGAGGCCGATAGTCTGGGCTATTTAAGCTTGAAGAGCCTGGTCAAGGCGGTCAATATCCCGAAAGAAAGGTTATGCCTAGCCTGCCTGAACGGGGAATATCCCATTAAGCAACCGGAACGATTGGAAAGTCTCGACTTTTTCTTGAAATGA
- a CDS encoding response regulator, whose product MCVAGFLLEDVKAGCATTETIIKDLTDIKAAGTRLTQLLKQLQSIIKQSKADIETEAVYPTKSTPPYLANILVVDDEPVCRGTASGVLRKKGHTVTGAANPTEALALLAQKHFDLVITDVDMGEEINGLGLLEIIKQNYPGTNVIVMSGEAATDRAEEAMTKGASAFIAKPFESAALLPIVNGCLPEK is encoded by the coding sequence ATGTGTGTCGCGGGATTCTTACTCGAGGATGTTAAAGCCGGCTGCGCTACCACAGAAACTATTATTAAAGACCTCACTGATATCAAAGCCGCCGGCACAAGGTTGACTCAACTATTGAAACAACTCCAATCGATTATAAAACAAAGCAAAGCGGACATCGAAACAGAAGCTGTTTACCCGACAAAAAGCACCCCGCCTTATCTGGCCAATATCCTGGTAGTTGACGATGAGCCCGTTTGTCGCGGAACGGCCAGCGGCGTATTAAGGAAAAAAGGCCACACGGTCACGGGGGCCGCGAATCCGACCGAAGCCTTGGCTCTCTTAGCTCAAAAACATTTTGACCTGGTTATAACCGATGTCGACATGGGAGAGGAGATCAATGGGCTTGGTTTACTGGAAATTATTAAACAAAACTATCCCGGAACGAACGTAATTGTCATGAGCGGGGAAGCCGCAACTGATCGGGCAGAGGAAGCAATGACTAAAGGCGCAAGCGCTTTTATCGCCAAACCATTTGAATCAGCCGCTTTACTGCCGATCGTTAACGGTTGCCTGCCCGAAAAATAA
- a CDS encoding proline--tRNA ligase, translating to MRMSQVLVPTLREDPKEAEVVSHKLMLRGGYIRKLAAGVYTFLPLGFRVLNKVTNIIRAELNRAGAQEVLMPTLLPAELWQETGRWGIYGKELFRIKDRHDREFCLGPTHEEVITDLVRTVVRSYKQLPVNLFQIQTKFRDEIRPRFGLMRGREFMMKDAYSFHTSEESLDKEYQNMYDTYCRIFDRMGLKYRVVEADSGLIGGGYSQEFMVLAETGEEEIFHCSHCDYSASRDSAGVGEYKLQTSNLKLQTIESVHTPNVRTVEEVSAFLKISPAQMIKTLIYETDKGPLAALVRGDHAINEAKLKKVAGVEDLRLAKAETIKAVTGAPVGFAGPVGLKGVKIVADRAVELIADGASGANKEDHHVTHIAYGRDYKADLTGDIRYAVKADKCPRCAAGAFESSRGIEVGHIFKLGTKYSAKMNCTYLDEGNQEKVMIMGCYGIGVSRTAAAAIEQNHDKDGIIWPAPLAPFVGAIIPANVTDKEQVETAEQLYKQALQAGLDVIIDDRDERMGVKLKDMDLIGLPFKIIIGKALKEGKVETKVRRSGATELLPVAEAVGWLKRQIEGKK from the coding sequence ATGAGAATGTCGCAGGTCCTGGTGCCGACACTGCGGGAGGACCCGAAAGAGGCGGAGGTCGTTTCCCACAAGTTGATGCTTCGGGGGGGCTATATCCGCAAGCTGGCCGCCGGAGTTTACACGTTTTTACCCCTTGGTTTCCGCGTCCTTAACAAAGTTACCAACATAATCCGGGCAGAGCTGAACCGCGCCGGAGCCCAGGAAGTCCTGATGCCGACCCTTTTGCCGGCCGAATTGTGGCAGGAGACCGGCCGCTGGGGGATCTACGGCAAGGAACTTTTCAGGATCAAAGACCGCCACGACCGTGAATTTTGCCTGGGCCCGACCCATGAGGAGGTCATCACCGACCTGGTCCGGACCGTGGTCCGCTCCTACAAACAACTGCCCGTTAATCTCTTCCAGATCCAGACCAAATTTCGCGACGAGATCAGGCCCCGTTTCGGCCTGATGCGCGGCCGTGAATTTATGATGAAAGACGCCTATTCTTTCCATACCAGCGAAGAATCGCTGGATAAAGAATACCAGAATATGTATGACACCTATTGCCGGATATTTGACCGGATGGGACTTAAATACCGGGTGGTGGAAGCCGATTCCGGGCTGATCGGCGGCGGCTATTCCCAGGAATTTATGGTCCTGGCCGAGACCGGCGAGGAAGAGATCTTCCATTGTTCACATTGCGACTATTCCGCCAGCCGCGATTCGGCCGGCGTTGGGGAATATAAACTTCAAACTTCAAACCTCAAACTTCAAACTATTGAATCGGTCCACACCCCCAATGTTCGCACGGTTGAAGAAGTGAGCGCTTTCCTCAAGATCAGCCCGGCGCAAATGATCAAAACGCTTATTTATGAAACGGACAAGGGGCCGCTCGCGGCGCTGGTCCGTGGCGACCACGCCATCAACGAAGCGAAACTGAAAAAGGTTGCCGGGGTTGAAGACCTCCGCCTGGCCAAGGCTGAAACGATCAAGGCTGTGACCGGCGCGCCGGTCGGGTTTGCCGGGCCGGTCGGCCTCAAAGGGGTCAAGATCGTGGCCGATCGGGCGGTAGAACTGATCGCCGACGGCGCTTCCGGGGCGAATAAAGAAGATCATCATGTCACCCATATCGCCTACGGGCGCGACTATAAAGCCGATCTGACCGGCGACATCCGTTACGCGGTCAAGGCGGATAAATGCCCGCGCTGCGCGGCGGGGGCGTTCGAATCGTCCCGCGGCATAGAAGTCGGGCATATCTTCAAGCTCGGGACGAAATATTCGGCCAAAATGAACTGCACCTATCTTGACGAGGGGAACCAGGAAAAAGTGATGATCATGGGGTGTTACGGGATCGGCGTCAGCCGGACGGCGGCGGCGGCGATCGAGCAGAACCACGACAAAGATGGGATCATCTGGCCGGCCCCGCTGGCTCCGTTCGTTGGAGCGATCATTCCGGCTAATGTCACGGATAAGGAGCAGGTGGAGACTGCGGAACAGCTTTATAAGCAAGCTTTGCAGGCCGGACTGGACGTTATCATCGACGACCGGGACGAGCGGATGGGGGTTAAATTAAAAGATATGGACCTGATCGGCCTCCCGTTCAAGATCATCATTGGCAAAGCGCTCAAAGAGGGGAAAGTTGAAACGAAAGTGCGGCGGAGCGGGGCGACTGAACTCCTCCCCGTGGCCGAAGCGGTCGGCTGGCTCAAGCGCCAGATAGAGGGGAAGAAATGA
- a CDS encoding YgiQ family radical SAM protein, whose protein sequence is MPDFLPVKRGRPLDIILVTGDAYVDHPSFGSVLIARYLESKGFSVGLIAQPDWTKDDDFLELGPPRLFFGVAAGNLDSMVANYTAGKKVRRNDMYSPDNEAGHRPDRATIVYTNKLKALFPGVPVVLGGVEASLRRFAHYDYWDDKVRRPLLFDAKADYLVYGMAEKGILRIAENVAATFRSPKNGGLKTAATIPNGSIIAKDISAYKDALILPSYEEVAADKKKYAEAFKLFYTEGRKKHPRTIIQPCQGRYLGVFPPENLTPAELDGLFELPFVRAPHPMYGKKQIPAWGFVRFSTLSHRGCFGGCSFCAISQHQGKYITSRSLASIKKEIKEKIVPQADFTGNILDVGGPTANMYGMVCRRAGGCTRASCIYPAVCPDLDASLKPSLQLLREVRGLPGVKRLFIGSGIRYDLALRDDEYLDELVRHHVGGQLSIAPEHICEEVLLMMGKPKADKFLEFKEKFEKLSKQHGKKQFLVPYFISSHPGSTLAHALELALFLKKEGIKIEQVQNFTPTPMTVSTCMYYTGLDPFSGKPVHVPKGEERSFQKALLQPYLKSNFRLVAKALKLLGKTDLLKKLTA, encoded by the coding sequence ATGCCTGATTTTCTCCCGGTCAAACGAGGCCGACCGCTCGATATCATCCTGGTCACCGGCGACGCCTATGTTGACCACCCCAGTTTCGGTTCGGTCCTGATCGCCCGCTATTTAGAGTCGAAAGGATTTAGCGTCGGTCTGATCGCCCAGCCGGACTGGACCAAAGATGATGATTTTCTTGAGCTGGGACCGCCCCGGCTCTTCTTTGGCGTTGCCGCCGGAAACCTCGACTCGATGGTCGCTAATTATACTGCCGGCAAGAAGGTGCGCCGCAACGACATGTATTCCCCGGATAACGAGGCTGGCCACCGGCCCGATCGGGCGACGATCGTTTATACCAACAAACTGAAAGCCTTGTTCCCCGGGGTGCCGGTCGTCCTGGGCGGGGTAGAGGCTAGCCTGCGCCGCTTTGCTCATTATGACTATTGGGATGATAAGGTTAGACGTCCTCTCTTGTTTGACGCGAAGGCTGACTATCTGGTCTATGGGATGGCTGAAAAAGGAATTTTAAGGATAGCAGAAAATGTAGCGGCGACCTTTAGGTCGCCAAAAAATGGCGGTCTAAAGACCGCCGCTACTATTCCCAACGGATCAATCATTGCCAAAGACATCTCCGCATACAAAGACGCGCTGATCCTGCCGTCGTACGAAGAAGTTGCGGCGGATAAAAAGAAGTATGCCGAGGCGTTCAAGCTGTTCTACACCGAAGGGCGGAAGAAGCATCCGCGGACGATCATCCAGCCGTGCCAGGGGCGCTACCTGGGCGTCTTTCCGCCGGAGAACCTGACGCCGGCCGAGTTAGACGGCTTGTTCGAACTGCCGTTCGTCCGGGCCCCTCATCCGATGTACGGGAAGAAACAAATTCCGGCCTGGGGTTTTGTCCGTTTCTCAACGCTTTCCCATCGCGGTTGTTTCGGCGGCTGTTCATTCTGCGCCATCTCCCAGCACCAGGGTAAATATATCACCAGCCGCTCGCTCGCTTCGATCAAAAAGGAGATCAAAGAGAAGATCGTCCCGCAAGCTGATTTTACCGGGAATATTCTCGATGTTGGCGGCCCGACCGCCAATATGTACGGGATGGTTTGCCGCCGCGCGGGGGGCTGTACCCGGGCTAGTTGCATCTATCCGGCCGTTTGTCCGGACCTGGACGCTTCCTTAAAACCATCGCTCCAGCTCTTGCGGGAGGTCAGGGGATTGCCCGGAGTGAAACGTTTATTTATTGGCTCCGGGATCAGATATGACCTGGCCTTGCGCGATGATGAATATCTGGATGAATTGGTCCGGCATCACGTCGGCGGGCAGTTGAGCATTGCTCCGGAGCATATCTGCGAAGAGGTCCTTTTAATGATGGGGAAACCGAAGGCGGATAAGTTCCTGGAATTCAAAGAGAAGTTCGAGAAGTTAAGCAAGCAACACGGCAAAAAGCAATTCTTGGTCCCATATTTTATCTCTTCACATCCGGGGAGTACGCTGGCGCATGCTTTGGAGCTGGCGTTGTTCCTGAAAAAAGAGGGGATCAAGATCGAACAGGTGCAAAACTTTACCCCGACCCCGATGACCGTCTCGACCTGCATGTATTATACCGGCCTTGATCCCTTCTCCGGCAAGCCAGTCCATGTGCCGAAGGGAGAGGAGCGGAGCTTCCAGAAAGCTCTCCTCCAGCCGTATCTGAAGAGTAATTTCCGTTTAGTAGCTAAGGCTTTGAAGCTGTTGGGCAAAACTGATTTATTGAAGAAGTTAACAGCTTAG